One Halobacterium wangiae genomic window, ACGCGGTCAACAACCGCGGCCTCAGCGTGGTCGAGGACGAAGAGGCAGCGGACGCGGCGTAACCGTCTCGGTCACCACGTGGTCGCGGGCGGTCGTTCGTCCGTCTGGAACGGCTTCGGGACGCCGTTCGTCCACAGCGAGTCACCGAGCCAGTAGCCGACGTGCCAGCCCGGTCGCTGGCGTGCCTCGCCACTCACCACGATGTGCACCTGCGTGTAGTACTCGGGGTCGGGGTCCTCGTCGACGTCCGGGCCGTCCCAGTACGCACACGACTCCTCGGGCCCGGTAGTCGGACAGTCCTCGACCGACTCGCGCAGCGAGACGACGACGTGGGCCTCCGCCGGGTCCTCGACCAGCTCGAACGACGGCGGCGGCGCCACTGTCCCCTTCGCGCCGCGCTCGTAGTACTCGAAGGCGTTCTGGAGGCGCGCCCCCTGGCTCGCGGAGAGGTCGCGGTCGGACTCGACGGCGACCCGGAGCGTCTCCGACGACCACGGGTACGTGCGGTCCTCGGCGTCGGTGACGTTCGCGGGCGCTCTCGCCGTCAGGTTCTTGGCCATCGCATCGCTCGGTCCCTCGCCGTGCCGGTAGCCCAGCGTGTGACCGAACTCGTGTTTCAGGATGGCGAGTGTCGTCTCCGGGGTGTGGCCCGCCCGCACCCGCACCGTCACCGTCTCGTTCGCCGTCTCGTTCCTGGAGAGGACCGGTGCACAGCCGAGCGCGACGCTGTCCTCGTGGACGCCACAGCCGTCGACGGTCCGGACGACTTGCACCCGAATCTCGGGGGAGTCGGTCTGGCTGACGAGCCGGAACTCGGGGTTGTACGGACTCCCCTGTCCGGTCTTGTCCTCCCAGTAGGAGAGTGTCTTCATCACCTCCGGGTGGATGTTCCGCTCCATCCCCGCCGGGTTCTCGACGACCACCTCCACCCGCTCGGTTCCCCACGGGTTGTCGTACTGGTTCCACGTCGGCTTGGCGGGGCTCTGGTTGTCGTACTGGTTCCACGTCGGCTTGGCGGGGCTCTGGTCGTCGTAGGGGACCTTCGGGGTCGGCGTGTCGACCGGTTCTGGCGACGCTGGCTCCGCCGTCAGACAGCCCGACGCGACGACGATCGCGACGAGGCTCAGAGCCAGCACGGGCCGTGACATCGTTCCACAAATCGACCGTGTCTCGTATTAACGTGTTGCTTGATAGACGTACTGCGGTCTCACAGGAACTGTACCCCGAGTCAGACGGACCGCTCGCTACGCTCGCGGTTGCGACTTCCAGGGCTTCAAATCCACGCGCTCGCTGCGCGAGCGCTCAGCTCGCCATTTCTTCACTGCGTTCAGAAATGGACTCGCTGGGATTTGAACCCAGGGCCTCTTCCTTGCGAAGGAAGCGATCTACCGCTGATCTACGAGCCCGATAAGTGGGGGAACGCGTGTGACGCGCCGTCGGTTCGAGGAACGGCGTCAGTCTTCGAGGACGATCTCGATGCTAACGTCGTTGGGAACCTGAATCCGCATCAGCTGGCGGAGCGCGCGTTCGTCGGCGTCGATGTCGATGAGACGCTTGTGGACGCGCATTTCCCAGTGCTCCCACGTGGCAGTCCCTTCGCCGTCGGGGGACTTCCGCGAGGGGACTTCCAGCGTCTTCGTCGGGAGCGGGACCGGACCGCTGAGCTTCACACCGGTCTTGTCCGCAATCTCCCGCACGTCGTCGCAGATGTTGTCGAGGTCGTCGGGATCGACGCCGGCGAGACGAACGCGTGCCTGCTGCATGGATTAGGCTTGCTCGACCTCGAGGACCTTGCCGGCCGCGATGGTCTGACCCATGTCGCGCACGGCGAAGGAGCCGAGCTCCGGGATCTCGGAGGACGGCTCGATGCTGAGGGGCTTCTGCGGTCGCACGGTGACGACCGCGGCGTCGCCGGACTGGATGAAGTCCGGGTTCTCCTCCTCGGTCTCGCCCGACGAGGGGTCCATCTTCCGGTCGATGGACTCGATGGTACACGCGACCTGCGCCGTGTGGGCGTGGAAGACCGGCGTGTAGCCAGCCGTGATGACCGACGGGTGCTGCATCACGACGATCTGCGCGGTGAAGGTCTCGGCGACCTTCGGCGGGTCGTCGGCCGGACCACAGACGTCGCCGCGACGGATGTCGTCCTTGCCGATGCCGCGGACGTTGAAGCCGACGTTGTCACCGGGCTCGGCCTTCGGCACCTCTTCGTGGTGCATCTCGATGGTCTTGACCTCGCCACCGACGTCCGAGGGCTGGAAGCTGACGTTGTCGCCCGTGTTCATGATGCCGGTCTCGATACGTCCGACGGGGACGGTACCGATGCCGGAGATGGTGTAGACGTCCTGGATCGGGAGGCGCAGCGGCGCGTCCGTCGGCGGCTGCGGCTCCGGCAGGCTGTTGAGGGCCTCGAGGAGCGTCTCGCCATCGTACCACGGGGTGTTCTCCGAGGTCTCGGAGACGTTGTCGCCCTCGAAGGCGGACGTCGGGATGAACGACGCGTTGTCCGTGTTGAAGCCGACCTGACCGAACAGGTTCTTCACGTCCTCGACGACGCCGTCGTACTTGTCCTGGTCGTAGTCGACCAGGTCCATCTTGTTGACGGCGACGATGAGTTCGTCGATACCGAGGGTGCGCGAGAGGAACACGTGCTCGCGGGTCTGGGGCGCCACACCGTCGTCTGCGGCGACGACGAGGACGGCGTTGTCCGCCTGGGACGCGCCCGTGATCATGTTCTTCACGAAGTCACGGTGACCCGGACAGTCGACGATCGTGAAGTAGTAGGCGTCCGTGTCGAACTCCTGGTGGGCGATGTCGATGGTGACACCACGCTCTCGCTCCTCGGCGAGGTTGTCCATGACGTAGGCGAACTCGAAGCCACCCTTGCCCTTCTCCTCGGCTTCTTCCTTGTGCTGTTCGATGACGTGCTCGGGTACGCTCCCCGTCTCGTAGAGGAGGCGCCCGACCATCGTGCTCTTCCCGTGGTCGACGTGGCCGATGACGGCCAGGTTCTGGTGCGGTTTGTCGCTCATGGTCTAATATCGCGCGAACGGCGCGCTCTGTGGGATTTATTCGCCACTTCGCATTAAAACCATTTCGGTACGGCCTCAGCTCCATCGGCCCGCCTTCGGGTGGTTTGTGGGAACCAACCACACGGTCCGGCCTCAGTCGAGGCGACCG contains:
- the rpsJ gene encoding 30S ribosomal protein S10, coding for MQQARVRLAGVDPDDLDNICDDVREIADKTGVKLSGPVPLPTKTLEVPSRKSPDGEGTATWEHWEMRVHKRLIDIDADERALRQLMRIQVPNDVSIEIVLED
- the tuf gene encoding translation elongation factor EF-1 subunit alpha produces the protein MSDKPHQNLAVIGHVDHGKSTMVGRLLYETGSVPEHVIEQHKEEAEEKGKGGFEFAYVMDNLAEERERGVTIDIAHQEFDTDAYYFTIVDCPGHRDFVKNMITGASQADNAVLVVAADDGVAPQTREHVFLSRTLGIDELIVAVNKMDLVDYDQDKYDGVVEDVKNLFGQVGFNTDNASFIPTSAFEGDNVSETSENTPWYDGETLLEALNSLPEPQPPTDAPLRLPIQDVYTISGIGTVPVGRIETGIMNTGDNVSFQPSDVGGEVKTIEMHHEEVPKAEPGDNVGFNVRGIGKDDIRRGDVCGPADDPPKVAETFTAQIVVMQHPSVITAGYTPVFHAHTAQVACTIESIDRKMDPSSGETEEENPDFIQSGDAAVVTVRPQKPLSIEPSSEIPELGSFAVRDMGQTIAAGKVLEVEQA